In Ailuropoda melanoleuca isolate Jingjing chromosome 4, ASM200744v2, whole genome shotgun sequence, the following proteins share a genomic window:
- the FCHO1 gene encoding LOW QUALITY PROTEIN: F-BAR domain only protein 1 (The sequence of the model RefSeq protein was modified relative to this genomic sequence to represent the inferred CDS: deleted 1 base in 1 codon) — translation MSYFGEHFWGEKNHGFEVLYHSVKQGPISTKELADFIRERATVEETYSKAMAKLSKLASNGTPMGTFAPLWEVFRVSSDKLALCHLELTRKLQDLIKDVLRYGEEQLKMHKKCKEEAVGTLDAVQVLAGVSQLLPKSRENYLNRCMDQERLRRESTSQKEMDKAETKTKKAAESLRRSVEKYNSARADFEQKMLDSALRFQAMEETHLRHMKALLGSYAHSVEDTHVQIGQVHEEFKQNIENVSVEMLLRKFAESKGTGREKPGPLDFEAYSAAALQEAMKRLRGAKAFRLPGLSRREREPPAAVDSLEPDSGTCPEVDEEGFTVRPDVTQNSTAEPARFSSSDSDFDDEEPRKFYVHIKPAPARAPACSPEVAAAQLRATAGSLILPPAPGGTMKRHSARDAAGKPQRPRSAPRASSCAEKLQSDEQFSKNLFGPPLESAFDHEDFTGSSSLGFTSSPSPFSSSSPENVEDSGLDSPSHVAPGPSPDSWVPRPGTPQSPPSYRAPASESRGTRPLPASDSPQPLAPSPGPWGLEAVAGGDLMPGPADPAAREGLAAPPRRARARKVSCPLTRSNGDLSRSLSPSPLGSSTASTLSDRMGFSSQTAHGISRGPSPVVLGSQDALPVATAFTEYVHAYFRGHGPSCLARVTGELTMTFPAGIVRVFSGTPPPPVLSFRLVHASAIEHFQPNADLLFSDPSQSDPETKDFWLNMAALTEALQRQAEQNPAASYYNVVLLRYQFSRPGPQSVPLQLSAHWQCGATLTQVSVEYSYRPGATAVPTPLTNVQILLPVREPVTNIRLQPAATWNLEEKRLLWKLPDVSEAGGSGHLSASWEPCSGSSTPSPVAAQFTSEGTTLSGVDLELVGSGYRMSLVKRRFATGMYLVSC, via the exons ATGTCGTATTTTGGCGAGCATTTTTGG GGTGAGAAGAACCATGGCTTCGAGGTCCTGTACCACAGCGTGAAGCAGGGGCCCATCTCCACCAAAGAGCTGGCCGACTTCATCCGGGAGAG GGCCACCGTAGAGGAGACCTACTCAAAGGCAATGGCGAAACTTTCCAAACTGGCCAGCAATGGGACCCCCATGGG AACCTTCGCCCCGCTCTGGGAGGTCTTCCGCGTCTCCTCAGACAAGCTGGCGCTCTGCCACCTGGAGCTGACACGGAAGCTGCAGGACCTCATCAAGGACGTGCTCCGCTACGGCGAGGAGCAGCTCAAGATGCACAAAAAG tgCAAAGAGGAAGCCGTGGGCACCCTGGATGCTGTGCAGGTCCTCGCAGGTGTCAGCCAGCTCCTGCCCAAGTCCCGCGAGAACTACCTGAACCGTTGCATGGACCAGGAGCGGCTGCGGAGGGAGAGCACCAGCCAGAAGGAGATGGACAAG GCAGAGACTAAGACGAAGAAGGCGGCAGAGAGCCTGCGGCGCTCGGTGGAGAAGTACAACTCAGCCCGTGCTGACTTTGAGCAGAAGATGCTGGACTCAGCTCTG CGCTTCCAAGCCATGGAGGAGACCCACCTGCGGCACATGAAGGCTCTGCTAGGCTCCTATGCCCACTCGGTGGAGGATACCCATGTGCAGATTGGGCAG GTGCATGAGGAGTTTAAGCAGAACATAGAGAACGTCAGCGTGGAGATGCTCCTGAGAAAGTTTGCAGAGAGCAAGGGCACAGGCCGGGAGAAGCCTG ggcctttggaTTTTGAGGCCTACAGTGCGGCTGCCCTGCAGGAAG CAATGAAACGTTTGCGGGGAGCCAAGGCCTTTCGCCTTCCAGGACTGAGCCGGCGGGAGCGGGAGCCACCTGCAGCTGT aGACTCCCTGGAGCCCGATTCAGGG ACGTGTCCAGAGGTGGATGAGGAAGGTTTCACGGTCCGGCCTGATGTGACCCAGAACA GCACGGCGGAACCTGCCCGCTTTTCCTCCAGTGACTCGGACTTCGATGACGAGGAGCCCCGCAAGTTCTATGTGCATATCAAGCCCGCTCCTGCCCGGGCCCCCGCCTGCAGCCCCGAGGTGGCTGCTGCCCAACTCAGGGCCACGGCCGGCAGCCTtatccttcctcctgccccaggg GGCACCATGAAACGCCATTCTGCAC GGGACGCTGCTGGGAAACCACAGAGGCCGCGATCTGCCCCAAGAGCCAGCAG CTGTGCAGAGAAGCTGCAGTCAGATGAGCAGTTTTCCAAGAACCTCTTTGGGCCGCCCCTAGAGTCGGCCTTTGACCACGAAGACTTTACAG GCTCCAGCAGCCTCGGCTTCACCTCCAGCCCCTCACCTTTCTCCTCCTCGTCGCCCGAGAATGTGGAGGACTCCGGCCTGGACTCGCCATCCCACGTGGCGCCTGGCCCCTCCCCGGATTCCTGGGTCCCCCGCCCGGGCACCCCACAGAGCCCACCTAGCTATAGGGCGCCGGCCTCCGAGTCGAGGGGGACACGGCCCCTGCCAGCGTCGGACTCGCCACAGCCCCTCGCCCCATCCCCGGGTCCCTGGGGGCTGGAGGCTGTGGCTGGAGGAG ACCTGATGCCCGGGCCTGCTGACCCTGCAGCCAGAGAGGGCCTGGCAGCGCCCCCCCGGAGAGCCCGCGCCAGGAAGGTGTCCTGCCCCCTCACGCGCAGCAACGGCGACCTG tcCCGGTCTCTGAGCCCCTCCCCGCTGGGCTCTTCCACTGCCAGCACCCTTTCAGACCGGATGGGCTTCTCATCACAGACGGCACACG GAATCTCCAGGGGACCCAGCCCTGTGGTCCTGGGCTCCCAGGATGCCCTGCCTGTAGCTACCGCCTTCACCGAATATGTCCATGCCTACTTTCGAGGCCACGGCCCCAG ctgcctgGCTCGAGTAACTGGGGAGCTGACCATGACCTTCCCGGCGGGCATCGTGCGTGTGTTCAGCGGGACCCCGCCCCCACCTGTCCTCAGCTTCCGCCTCGTGCACGCGTCCGCCATTGAGCACTTCCAGCCCAACGCC GACCTGCTCTTCAG TGACCCCTCCCAGAGCGACCCCGAGACCAAAGACTTCTGGCTCAACATGGCGGCTCTGACCGAGGCCCTGCAGCGCCAGGCAGAGCAGAACCCGGCCGCGTCCTACTACAACGTAGTGCTGCTGCGGTACCAG TTCTCCCGCCCGGGTCCCCAGTCTGTGCCGCTACAGCTGAGCGCCCACTGGCAGTGCGGGGCGACCCTCACTCAGGTCTCAGTGGAGTACAGCTACCGGCCCGGTGCCACGGCCGTGCCCACACCACTCACCAACGTCCAGATCCTGCTGCCTGTGCGGGAGCCCGTGACCAACATCCGCCTACAGCCAGCCGCCACCTG GAATCTGGAGGAGAAGCGGCTCCTTTGGAAGCTGCCAGATGTGTCTGAAGCAGGGG GCTCTGGCCACCTATCCGCCAGCTGGGAGCCATGCTCGGGCTCCAGCACACCCAGCCCTGTGGCCGCTCAGTTCACCAGCGAGGGGACCACTCTGTCCGGCGTGGACCTGGAGTTGGTGGGCAGTGGCTACCGCATGTCCCTTGTAAAGAGGAGGTTTGCCACAG